A genomic region of Leptotrichia massiliensis contains the following coding sequences:
- a CDS encoding DUF441 domain-containing protein gives MESFIFLGLILLVGAITQNKSIVYATIFVLILKVLFNITESYKLKGIDIQNFMTQFRKEGINWGVLVITVAILIPIATGEIGFSHLLNAFKSPIGWIAIISGITVSILSSKGIGLLSGQPEITVALVIGTIMGVVFFKGIAAGPVIASGITFCILRVVELFFKK, from the coding sequence TTGGAAAGTTTTATTTTTTTAGGGCTAATTTTATTAGTTGGTGCAATTACACAGAATAAATCCATAGTTTATGCAACAATTTTCGTGTTAATTTTAAAAGTTTTATTTAATATTACAGAAAGTTATAAATTAAAAGGAATTGATATTCAAAATTTTATGACTCAATTTAGAAAAGAAGGTATAAATTGGGGTGTTTTAGTAATCACAGTTGCTATTTTAATTCCTATTGCTACAGGAGAAATTGGTTTTTCTCATTTATTAAATGCTTTTAAATCTCCAATTGGATGGATTGCGATTATAAGTGGAATTACCGTTTCTATTCTTTCTTCAAAAGGAATAGGATTACTCTCGGGGCAGCCTGAAATTACAGTCGCTCTAGTAATTGGAACAATAATGGGAGTTGTATTTTTTAAAGGGATTGCGGCAGGGCCTGTTATTGCTAGTGGAATTACTTTTTGTATTTTGAGAGTTGTTGAATTGTTTTTTAAAAAATGA